The following coding sequences are from one Kushneria phosphatilytica window:
- a CDS encoding sensor domain-containing protein, whose product MKAMLGNNEPSYRQLVDNITDYAICMLDPAGRIISWNTGAELLMGYRREEIVGHSFACFYSEDERRTGLPERELAIARREGRYESEGWRIRQDGCAFWASVVIDAIHEQGELIGFAKVTRDRSEPRRLEQQRLEQERRFRLLVEGVTDYAIYMLNGDGTVANWNAGAEAIKGYTSDEIIGHHFSCFYTDEDRLADVPERELEIVRREGRYQAEGWRVRRDGRAFWASVVIDVIHDRGELIGFTKITRDMTERKQYEDELVRAREQTEQRNGELRTLTSFLNTVIDNIPTWVIVQDRTSGRVLLSNHGESAESRQHSSCPFGERLSPERILAHLDGEAGKVLMTDHPAETEITLQTEEGKSRLKCRTLVLQQEDRYSDNLMFLIEDVTEEHAANELIRHMAHHDALTNLPNRLLFGERLSYALRQAGDSGQLVGTLLLDLDNFKDVNDVLGHQAGDELLGQLAGRLGEALHASATLARIGGDEFAVVVPACQRHEEIEDIACRLVSISRAPFLINGHQIQTGVSIGIALSSMPAASAEQLFRQADLALYEAKRNGRNQYEFFSPRMEEMARHRLDIETDLRQAMSNNELLLYYQPIRRSASMDLSGYEALLRWHHPTKGLIPPLQFIPIAEETGLIHEIGTWVLTEACRAAMQWPVEQVVSVNLSPIQFARRNLVERVSGALEASGLPSARLELEITESVLLDETQRNLETLRQLKQLGVRIVLDDFGTGYSSLRYLRTFPFDKIKIDKSFINEVCESREALAIVRAITSMSRSLDIETTAEGVERVEQATLLQREGCSHLQGYFFGRPGLLDPQGRCHVKLA is encoded by the coding sequence ATGAAAGCCATGTTGGGCAATAACGAGCCGTCCTACCGGCAACTGGTAGACAATATTACCGACTATGCGATCTGCATGCTGGATCCGGCGGGGCGCATTATCAGTTGGAATACGGGGGCTGAACTTCTCATGGGCTATCGCCGCGAGGAGATTGTCGGTCACAGTTTTGCCTGTTTCTACAGTGAAGATGAGCGCCGGACCGGTCTTCCCGAGCGAGAACTGGCGATCGCCCGAAGGGAAGGTCGTTATGAATCCGAAGGTTGGCGCATACGCCAGGATGGCTGTGCCTTCTGGGCCAGCGTGGTGATCGATGCGATTCATGAACAGGGTGAGCTGATCGGCTTTGCCAAGGTCACCCGTGATCGTAGTGAGCCGCGACGTCTGGAGCAGCAGCGCCTCGAACAGGAGCGACGGTTTCGTCTACTGGTCGAGGGGGTAACCGACTACGCCATCTATATGCTTAATGGTGATGGTACCGTGGCGAACTGGAATGCAGGTGCGGAAGCCATCAAGGGCTACACCAGCGATGAAATCATTGGCCATCACTTTTCCTGCTTCTATACCGATGAGGACCGCCTGGCTGATGTGCCCGAGCGAGAGTTGGAAATTGTCCGACGTGAGGGCCGTTATCAGGCCGAGGGCTGGCGGGTGCGACGCGATGGCCGTGCCTTCTGGGCCAGCGTGGTGATCGACGTCATTCATGACCGGGGGGAGCTGATCGGTTTTACCAAAATCACCCGGGACATGACCGAGCGCAAGCAATACGAGGATGAGCTTGTCAGAGCTCGGGAGCAGACCGAACAGCGCAATGGTGAGCTGCGAACGCTGACGTCGTTTTTGAATACCGTAATCGATAACATTCCGACTTGGGTCATCGTTCAGGACAGGACCAGTGGCAGGGTATTGTTGAGCAACCATGGTGAAAGTGCCGAGAGTCGTCAGCATTCTTCCTGCCCTTTTGGTGAAAGATTATCGCCTGAACGGATTCTGGCGCATCTTGACGGGGAGGCCGGCAAGGTCCTGATGACCGATCACCCAGCGGAGACGGAAATTACCCTGCAGACCGAGGAAGGCAAAAGCCGGTTGAAGTGTCGGACTCTGGTGCTGCAGCAGGAAGATCGCTACTCCGATAACCTGATGTTTCTGATCGAGGACGTGACCGAAGAGCACGCTGCCAATGAGCTGATCCGACACATGGCGCATCATGATGCGCTGACCAATCTGCCGAACCGGCTGCTGTTCGGCGAACGGCTCAGTTACGCCCTGCGCCAGGCGGGGGATAGCGGGCAGCTGGTGGGCACATTGCTGCTTGATCTTGATAACTTCAAGGATGTCAATGACGTACTGGGCCATCAGGCCGGCGACGAATTGCTCGGTCAGCTTGCCGGCCGGCTGGGTGAAGCGCTGCACGCCAGTGCAACACTGGCCCGGATCGGGGGTGATGAATTTGCAGTAGTGGTGCCTGCCTGCCAGCGTCACGAGGAAATAGAGGACATCGCTTGTCGGTTGGTGAGCATCAGTCGCGCCCCGTTTCTGATCAATGGCCACCAGATTCAGACCGGCGTCAGCATTGGCATCGCGCTTTCTTCCATGCCCGCGGCGAGTGCGGAACAACTCTTCCGACAGGCCGACCTGGCGCTGTATGAAGCCAAGCGCAATGGCAGAAATCAGTACGAGTTCTTCTCGCCAAGGATGGAGGAAATGGCACGTCATCGGCTGGATATCGAGACTGATCTGCGTCAGGCAATGAGCAACAATGAGCTGCTGCTTTACTATCAGCCGATCAGACGCTCTGCGAGTATGGACCTTTCGGGATACGAAGCACTTTTACGTTGGCATCATCCAACAAAAGGGTTGATCCCTCCGCTGCAATTCATCCCCATTGCCGAAGAGACCGGCCTGATTCACGAAATCGGGACGTGGGTGCTGACCGAGGCATGCCGGGCGGCCATGCAATGGCCGGTCGAGCAGGTGGTATCGGTCAATCTGTCACCCATCCAGTTCGCTCGTCGTAATCTGGTAGAACGGGTTTCCGGGGCACTTGAAGCATCGGGGCTCCCTTCGGCCCGTCTTGAACTGGAAATCACCGAGTCCGTACTGCTGGATGAAACCCAGCGCAATCTCGAAACCCTGAGACAGCTCAAGCAGCTCGGGGTGCGTATCGTGCTGGATGATTTCGGTACCGGCTATTCATCGCTGCGGTATCTGCGTACCTTCCCCTTCGACAAGATCAAGATCGACAAGAGTTTCATCAACGAAGTTTGTGAAAGCCGGGAGGCGCTGGCCATTGTGCGAGCGATTACCAGCATGAGTCGTAGTCTGGACATTGAAACGACAGCCGAAGGGGTAGAACGGGTCGAGCAGGCGACGCTGTTGCAGCGTGAAGGGTGCTCACATCTGCAGGGCTACTTCTTTGGCAGGCCCGGTCTACTGGATCCCCAGGGCAGATGCCATGTGAAACTTGCCTGA
- a CDS encoding FAD-binding oxidoreductase — protein sequence MAPSTNEIVEQLTALLGSKGVLQNAADTGRYVEDWAGHRRGQPLVVARPATTEEVAAVVRFCHVNGLRMAPQGGHTGLVDGALPAETNDEVIISLERLNRIHAIDPVSFTMEVDGGCILEDIKQAAQREQCFFPLAFAAQGSCQIGGNIATNAGGLNVLRYGVTRELVLGLEVVLPDGRIWNGLKALRKDNRGYNLKQLFIGSEGTLGIITRAVLKLFPEPEHTSTALLAVPSVEAAVQLYGMARRGCSDLLSAFELIPRACLELAFEAASQLSDPLACAYPYYVLMEASATGPVDLDTMVEQLVENAMEASLVLDGVLASSAAQAERLWLIRESMLEGQRARGHHLRTDIAVPLSRLAAFVEETTAAVEQASPESSVLVYGHIGDGNLHYNILPPPALDDTAKTRLLHELEEIIFTVLDRFDGSISAEHGIGRLKQAAWLRRTSNDELALLAGIKATFDPDQLLTVGRILPAPDIR from the coding sequence ATGGCACCGAGTACCAATGAGATCGTCGAACAATTGACGGCCCTGCTGGGCAGCAAGGGGGTGCTGCAAAACGCAGCAGATACGGGTCGCTACGTAGAAGACTGGGCCGGTCATCGTCGCGGTCAGCCCCTGGTGGTCGCCCGTCCGGCCACCACCGAGGAAGTCGCCGCCGTGGTGCGTTTTTGCCATGTCAACGGCCTGCGCATGGCCCCTCAGGGCGGCCATACCGGGCTTGTGGATGGCGCGCTACCCGCGGAAACGAACGATGAAGTCATCATCAGCCTGGAGAGGCTGAATCGCATCCATGCCATCGACCCGGTCAGTTTCACCATGGAGGTGGATGGCGGTTGCATACTGGAAGACATCAAGCAGGCTGCCCAACGAGAGCAATGCTTCTTCCCGCTGGCCTTCGCCGCCCAGGGGAGCTGTCAGATCGGAGGTAATATAGCCACCAATGCCGGCGGCCTGAACGTACTGCGTTATGGCGTGACGCGCGAGCTGGTACTGGGCCTTGAGGTGGTACTTCCCGATGGACGCATCTGGAATGGTCTGAAGGCACTGCGCAAGGACAATCGAGGCTACAATCTCAAGCAACTGTTCATTGGCAGTGAAGGTACTCTGGGTATCATTACCCGCGCCGTGCTGAAGCTTTTTCCCGAACCCGAACATACCTCAACCGCCTTGCTGGCAGTGCCCTCCGTGGAAGCGGCTGTGCAATTGTACGGCATGGCGCGACGAGGCTGCAGCGATCTGCTATCGGCGTTCGAACTTATTCCACGAGCCTGTCTGGAACTGGCTTTCGAAGCCGCCAGCCAGCTAAGCGACCCGCTGGCGTGCGCCTATCCCTACTACGTGCTTATGGAAGCCTCCGCTACAGGCCCGGTCGATCTCGACACCATGGTCGAGCAACTGGTCGAAAACGCCATGGAGGCGTCGCTGGTGCTCGATGGCGTACTGGCTTCCAGTGCCGCTCAGGCCGAGCGCCTCTGGCTGATCCGCGAGAGCATGCTGGAGGGACAGCGCGCCCGTGGCCATCATCTGCGTACCGATATCGCTGTCCCGCTCTCTCGTCTCGCCGCTTTTGTTGAAGAAACCACGGCAGCGGTCGAGCAGGCTTCGCCGGAATCGTCAGTGCTGGTTTACGGCCACATCGGTGATGGCAATCTGCATTACAATATCCTGCCGCCGCCGGCACTGGATGACACTGCCAAAACCAGACTCCTGCATGAGCTCGAGGAGATCATCTTTACCGTGCTGGACCGCTTTGATGGCAGCATCAGCGCTGAACATGGCATCGGCCGGCTCAAGCAGGCCGCCTGGCTCAGGCGCACGTCAAACGATGAACTCGCCCTGCTGGCCGGTATCAAGGCGACCTTTGATCCTGATCAACTGTTAACCGTCGGCCGCATTCTGCCCGCGCCCGACATCCGCTGA
- a CDS encoding deoxynucleoside kinase, whose amino-acid sequence MLIAFEGPIGAGKTTLARQLADHLGQSTRLLLEDFAGNAFLSDFHIQAERWALPTQLEFLISRHEQLCLPDADPDAIIIADHTLMKDRIFAELLLDGRELALYERIAQALDNGYPTPDVLVYLDAPTPVLLERIAQRGRTFEQNISGDYLDALRQAYSRYLDAPETSILVVRQDTSSIPLNAADETRRLWQRIRHVVGH is encoded by the coding sequence ATGCTGATTGCCTTTGAGGGCCCCATAGGCGCCGGCAAGACCACGCTGGCCCGGCAACTGGCTGATCATCTCGGTCAGAGCACCCGACTGCTGCTCGAAGATTTCGCCGGCAATGCCTTTCTGAGCGACTTCCATATCCAGGCCGAACGCTGGGCGCTGCCAACCCAGCTGGAATTTTTGATCTCACGCCATGAGCAGTTATGTCTGCCCGATGCCGATCCAGACGCCATCATCATCGCCGACCATACCCTGATGAAGGATCGGATATTTGCCGAGCTGCTGCTCGATGGGCGGGAACTGGCGCTTTATGAGCGCATTGCTCAAGCTCTGGACAATGGGTATCCCACGCCGGATGTCCTGGTCTATCTCGACGCCCCTACCCCAGTTCTGCTGGAACGGATCGCACAACGCGGACGCACGTTCGAACAAAACATCAGCGGTGATTATCTGGACGCGTTGCGGCAGGCCTATTCACGCTATCTCGATGCTCCTGAAACGTCGATTCTCGTAGTACGACAGGACACCTCTTCGATACCTCTGAATGCTGCCGATGAGACAAGGCGTTTATGGCAACGCATCCGGCACGTTGTCGGTCACTGA
- a CDS encoding Nramp family divalent metal transporter, which translates to MSSHQSETLDPLPGEAATIQAAQAALEGRQRGIRRLLPFLGPAFIAAVAYIDPGNFATNIQAGSTYGYMLLWVVLVSNLMAILIQSMSAKLGIATGRNVPEVCRERFSRPVTIGLWIQAEIIAIATDLAEFIGGALGLYLLFGIPLFPAAVITGIFSFALLELQRRGFRPLEAGITAMVGIVVVSFAYEVVIARPDGSALLAGLTTPRFEGTDSVLLAAGILGATVMPHVIYLHSALTQRRVVGRSEDERKRIFRFEFIDILIAMGVAGLINGAMLVMAAGLFFGSDVTISTLEGAFAHLDDKVGPLAAILFGVGLLASGFSSSSVGTMSGQIVMQGFINRRIPIFLRRLITMGPPLIILGFGLDPTSALVLSQVILSFGIPFALIPLLLFCSNRELMGSLVNHRLTTLLAWAIAAIIITLNVFLLARTLF; encoded by the coding sequence GTGAGTAGTCACCAGAGCGAAACACTTGATCCCCTGCCCGGCGAGGCTGCCACCATTCAGGCCGCACAGGCGGCGCTGGAAGGTCGACAGCGAGGCATCAGACGCTTGCTGCCGTTTCTGGGGCCAGCATTCATTGCGGCCGTGGCTTATATCGACCCCGGCAATTTCGCGACCAACATTCAGGCCGGCTCGACCTATGGTTACATGCTGCTGTGGGTCGTACTGGTCTCCAATCTGATGGCGATTCTGATTCAGTCGATGTCAGCCAAGCTCGGCATTGCCACCGGACGCAACGTTCCGGAAGTATGCCGTGAGCGCTTCTCGCGTCCTGTTACCATCGGGCTCTGGATTCAGGCAGAAATCATTGCCATCGCCACCGATCTGGCGGAATTCATTGGTGGTGCCCTGGGACTCTATCTGCTGTTCGGTATCCCGCTGTTTCCGGCGGCCGTCATTACCGGGATCTTCTCCTTTGCCCTGCTGGAATTGCAGCGCCGCGGCTTTCGGCCACTCGAAGCAGGCATTACCGCAATGGTCGGTATTGTGGTGGTCTCCTTCGCCTATGAAGTCGTCATTGCCCGTCCCGATGGCAGTGCCCTGCTGGCGGGCCTGACCACGCCACGTTTCGAGGGCACCGACAGTGTTCTACTGGCGGCCGGCATTCTCGGGGCGACCGTCATGCCGCATGTCATCTATCTGCACTCCGCCCTGACCCAGCGTCGAGTGGTAGGGCGCAGTGAAGATGAAAGAAAGCGCATCTTTCGTTTCGAATTCATCGACATCCTCATCGCCATGGGGGTAGCCGGTCTCATCAATGGCGCCATGCTGGTGATGGCAGCCGGCCTGTTCTTTGGCAGTGACGTCACCATTTCCACCCTCGAAGGCGCCTTCGCTCATCTGGATGACAAGGTCGGTCCACTGGCTGCCATCCTCTTCGGTGTCGGTCTGCTGGCCAGCGGTTTCTCGAGCTCTTCGGTGGGCACCATGAGTGGCCAGATCGTCATGCAGGGGTTCATCAACCGACGCATTCCGATCTTTCTGCGTCGTCTGATTACCATGGGCCCGCCATTGATTATTCTCGGCTTCGGGCTTGATCCGACTTCAGCACTGGTGCTCAGTCAGGTCATCCTGTCCTTCGGGATTCCGTTTGCCCTGATTCCCCTGCTGCTGTTCTGCTCCAATCGGGAACTGATGGGATCACTGGTCAATCATCGCCTCACCACGCTGCTCGCCTGGGCGATTGCCGCGATCATCATCACACTCAATGTGTTCCTGCTAGCCCGCACGCTCTTCTGA
- a CDS encoding methyl-accepting chemotaxis protein produces the protein MKWLENMTVRVSWTLVLLVFFALVLGVSALGLYTLNYSNGSLDRLHQVNVRQQTLLDRINTNLLALRLNVVQQDDTADLNDQLNRIRQNFERFTALSFTQEQLTSVNQLKQDFSRLVNQGLIPRISALQNNVAQEDEDAGQLQTLGDGFMRDAEAFISAAEASGDTLYKGFQQRVTLLQVLMIAAIIAAVVISLIVMWGVTVNVINPLKRIVGHFERMASGDLSPVRERHGNNEIGKLFSALSRTQKSLSATVTTVRASSDHINNDARTIARDNIDLSSRTEQQAASLEETAASMEQLTSTVQQNADNSRQASQLATRASETAQRGGEVIGEVRGTMQEISKGAHQMVDFIALIDSIAFQTNLLALNAAVEAARAGEQGRGFAVVAGEVRALAGRSSEAAREIRSLIDSSIERVDSGSALADQANSTMSEIVEAVQRATELMTEIAAASEEQSSGISQVNQAVSQIDQATQQNAELVQNAAQAARELEHQAEALRDSVAVFQLENHSAPSRPQHDTSFEPSEGQSHATAIPTSPSHKTAEQRKPEHVSSRSEPAVRTSSSEPASSASTKPVRTTTTSDEDEWETF, from the coding sequence ATGAAGTGGCTGGAAAACATGACGGTCAGGGTAAGCTGGACACTGGTTCTACTGGTTTTCTTTGCGCTGGTACTGGGCGTCAGCGCACTGGGACTCTATACGCTGAATTACAGCAACGGTTCGCTGGATCGCCTGCACCAGGTCAATGTGCGTCAGCAGACCCTGCTTGATCGAATCAACACGAATCTGCTGGCCCTGCGACTGAACGTGGTCCAGCAGGACGATACGGCTGACCTGAACGATCAGCTCAACAGGATTCGTCAGAATTTCGAGCGCTTCACGGCCCTCTCCTTCACGCAGGAGCAACTCACCAGCGTCAATCAGCTCAAGCAGGACTTTTCCCGGCTGGTCAACCAGGGCCTGATACCTCGCATCAGTGCCTTGCAAAATAACGTAGCTCAGGAAGACGAGGACGCCGGCCAACTACAAACACTGGGTGATGGCTTCATGCGTGATGCCGAAGCCTTCATCAGTGCTGCGGAGGCATCGGGCGATACTCTTTACAAGGGCTTTCAGCAGCGGGTCACCCTGTTACAGGTCCTGATGATTGCCGCCATCATCGCTGCCGTGGTCATCAGCCTGATTGTCATGTGGGGCGTCACGGTCAATGTCATCAATCCTCTCAAGCGTATTGTGGGGCACTTCGAGCGCATGGCCAGTGGTGATCTTTCCCCCGTACGCGAGCGCCACGGCAACAACGAAATCGGCAAGCTGTTCAGCGCCCTGTCACGGACCCAGAAAAGCCTGTCCGCGACCGTGACCACGGTTCGAGCCAGCAGCGATCATATCAACAACGATGCTCGTACCATTGCCCGTGACAATATCGATTTGTCCTCGCGCACCGAACAGCAGGCAGCGTCACTGGAAGAGACCGCCGCCAGCATGGAGCAACTGACTTCCACGGTGCAGCAGAACGCCGACAACTCCCGCCAGGCCAGCCAGCTTGCCACACGAGCCAGCGAAACCGCGCAACGGGGTGGTGAGGTCATTGGCGAGGTCCGCGGCACCATGCAGGAAATTTCCAAAGGCGCGCATCAGATGGTGGACTTCATCGCCCTGATTGATTCCATCGCCTTTCAGACCAATCTGCTCGCCCTGAATGCCGCCGTGGAAGCCGCTCGTGCCGGCGAGCAGGGACGGGGATTTGCCGTAGTCGCCGGCGAAGTACGCGCCCTTGCCGGTCGTTCCAGCGAAGCGGCCCGGGAAATTCGCTCCCTGATCGACTCCTCCATCGAGCGTGTCGATAGCGGATCAGCCCTGGCCGATCAGGCCAATAGCACCATGAGCGAGATCGTCGAAGCCGTACAGCGTGCCACCGAACTCATGACCGAGATTGCCGCCGCGTCCGAGGAACAAAGCAGCGGGATCAGTCAGGTCAACCAGGCCGTTTCGCAAATCGACCAGGCGACCCAGCAAAATGCCGAACTGGTGCAGAATGCTGCTCAGGCAGCCCGCGAACTCGAGCATCAGGCCGAGGCACTGCGTGACTCCGTAGCCGTTTTTCAGCTGGAGAACCACAGTGCTCCGAGCCGACCACAACACGATACTTCCTTCGAACCCTCGGAAGGACAATCGCACGCCACTGCGATCCCCACATCCCCGAGCCACAAGACGGCAGAGCAGCGCAAACCGGAACACGTTTCCAGTCGCTCGGAACCCGCTGTTAGAACCTCATCTTCCGAGCCTGCATCCTCGGCCTCGACCAAACCCGTGCGAACCACCACGACCAGTGATGAGGATGAGTGGGAGACCTTCTAA
- a CDS encoding phosphoketolase family protein → MAVTETTSGGQSNALSLDDATLQHIDRWWRAANYLTVGQIYLQANPLLRESLEPEHIKPRLLGHWGTSPGLNLIYAHLNEQIRARDLNMIYLAGPGHGGPALLANVWLEGSYSEHFPQVTRDGAGMRQLFRQFSTPGGVPSHVSVPTPGSIHEGGELGYVLVHAFGAVFDNPDLIATAVVGDGEAETGPLEGSWKGIRFLNPARDGAVLPILHLNGYKIGSPTVLSRESDETLTHYFRGHGYEPRFVEGDDPMTVHRAMADTLTEVIDEIHAIQRRAREEGVREKPAWPMIVMRTPKGWTGPDRVDGVPVEGTFHAHQVPMGGVRDNDEHRAHLERWMRSYRPDELFDDQGRPREAITARAPQGKQRMGSNPHANGGMLREPLSLRDTSDYAVEVTDDNRGRELHGSTERLGQYMRDIYRDNPTTFRLFCPDEVNSNKLGAVFEVTDRCLVSEIHEQDEQVSRDGRMMEVLSEHNCNGWLEGYVLTGRHGMFASYEAFASIIDSMAMQHAKWLEHARNVAWREPVPSMNYLLTSTCWRNDHNGFSHQGPGFIDNLLTKQAEVVRIYLPPDANCLLSVAEHCFQSVDYLNTIVIDKHPQLQYLSMDEAREHCRLGCDAWHWASNCGDEEPDIVMACAGDIATQEMLAAVDLLRSYLPELKVRVVNVVDLMSLDVDHPHGISQARFVSLFTADRPILFAFHGYRGVVHQLMHHRPGADRIHVRGYMEEGTTTTPFDMTVLNRMSRIHLALDALRYVPKQLEQAADIIRDLEALLKRHERYIREHFEDMPEITQWVWSNGHVRLPARDEP, encoded by the coding sequence ATGGCAGTCACCGAGACGACGAGTGGAGGACAGTCAAACGCGCTGTCTTTGGACGACGCGACTCTCCAGCATATCGACCGCTGGTGGCGTGCGGCCAACTATCTGACGGTCGGGCAGATCTACCTGCAGGCCAATCCACTGCTGCGTGAATCGCTCGAACCTGAGCACATCAAGCCACGCCTGCTGGGGCATTGGGGCACCTCGCCGGGGCTCAACCTGATCTACGCCCATCTCAACGAGCAGATCCGTGCCCGTGATCTGAACATGATTTATCTGGCCGGCCCGGGGCATGGCGGACCTGCATTACTGGCGAATGTCTGGCTGGAAGGCAGCTACAGCGAGCACTTTCCACAGGTGACCCGCGACGGTGCCGGCATGCGCCAGCTGTTTCGGCAGTTTTCTACCCCCGGAGGGGTGCCCAGTCATGTCAGTGTGCCTACCCCCGGTTCGATCCACGAGGGCGGGGAGCTCGGTTATGTGCTGGTGCATGCCTTTGGTGCTGTTTTTGACAACCCCGATCTGATTGCGACTGCCGTCGTGGGTGATGGCGAAGCAGAAACCGGCCCTCTGGAAGGCTCCTGGAAAGGCATTCGCTTTCTCAATCCGGCACGTGATGGGGCGGTACTGCCGATTCTGCATCTCAATGGTTACAAGATCGGCAGCCCTACGGTGCTCTCACGCGAAAGCGATGAAACCCTGACACACTACTTCCGCGGCCACGGCTATGAGCCCCGCTTTGTCGAAGGCGATGATCCGATGACGGTCCATCGCGCCATGGCCGACACGCTGACCGAAGTGATCGACGAGATTCATGCCATCCAGCGTCGCGCCCGCGAGGAAGGTGTCCGCGAGAAGCCGGCCTGGCCGATGATCGTGATGCGCACGCCCAAGGGCTGGACCGGGCCTGATCGCGTGGATGGCGTGCCGGTGGAAGGCACCTTTCATGCCCACCAGGTGCCGATGGGGGGCGTGCGTGATAATGATGAGCACCGTGCTCATCTTGAGCGTTGGATGCGCAGCTATCGACCCGATGAGCTGTTTGACGATCAGGGTCGTCCGCGGGAAGCGATTACGGCCCGGGCGCCACAGGGCAAACAGCGCATGGGCAGCAATCCCCACGCCAATGGCGGAATGCTGCGAGAGCCGCTCTCGTTGCGCGATACGAGTGACTATGCGGTCGAGGTGACTGACGACAATCGTGGCCGTGAGCTGCATGGCTCGACCGAGCGGCTGGGCCAGTACATGCGCGATATCTATCGGGACAACCCGACCACGTTCCGGCTGTTCTGCCCTGATGAGGTCAACTCCAACAAGCTGGGCGCCGTGTTCGAAGTGACCGATCGCTGCCTGGTCAGTGAGATCCACGAACAGGATGAGCAGGTATCGCGCGATGGCCGCATGATGGAAGTGCTCAGCGAGCACAACTGCAATGGCTGGCTGGAAGGCTATGTCCTGACCGGCCGCCATGGGATGTTTGCCAGTTATGAAGCCTTTGCCTCGATTATCGACTCGATGGCGATGCAGCATGCCAAGTGGCTGGAGCACGCACGCAATGTGGCATGGCGTGAGCCGGTGCCATCAATGAACTATCTGTTGACCTCGACCTGCTGGCGTAACGATCACAACGGTTTCAGTCACCAGGGGCCGGGATTCATCGATAACCTGCTGACCAAGCAGGCCGAAGTGGTGCGCATTTACCTGCCACCGGATGCCAACTGCCTGCTGTCGGTGGCCGAGCACTGTTTTCAGAGCGTTGACTACCTCAACACCATTGTCATCGACAAGCATCCTCAGCTGCAGTATCTCTCGATGGACGAGGCACGTGAGCATTGCCGGCTGGGGTGTGATGCCTGGCACTGGGCGAGCAACTGCGGCGATGAAGAGCCGGATATTGTCATGGCCTGCGCCGGTGATATTGCGACTCAGGAGATGCTGGCGGCAGTGGATCTGCTGCGCAGCTATCTGCCGGAACTGAAAGTGCGTGTGGTTAATGTGGTCGATCTGATGAGCCTTGATGTCGATCACCCGCATGGCATCAGTCAGGCACGTTTTGTGTCACTGTTTACGGCTGATCGGCCCATCCTGTTTGCCTTCCATGGCTACCGTGGAGTGGTGCACCAGCTGATGCATCATCGTCCCGGCGCCGATCGGATACACGTGCGTGGCTATATGGAGGAGGGCACAACCACCACGCCCTTTGACATGACGGTACTCAACCGCATGAGTCGCATCCATCTGGCACTTGATGCGTTGCGGTATGTACCCAAACAGCTTGAGCAGGCGGCTGACATCATCCGCGATCTCGAAGCGCTGCTAAAGCGGCATGAGCGCTATATTCGCGAGCATTTCGAGGATATGCCGGAGATTACACAGTGGGTGTGGTCGAACGGTCATGTTCGCCTGCCGGCGCGTGATGAGCCCTGA